A genomic window from Ruminiclostridium cellulolyticum H10 includes:
- a CDS encoding GldG family protein, with the protein MGKFKFLNKRSLKYGTNSIVLIVVVVAIAIVINLLVGMGNFRFDLTADKLYSLSDQSKDIVKKIKKDVTIYGLFDNATIPGGSEYREITNLINEYKGLGVKVKYVDPDKDPGTITSLDPQKTMGLTKGDFVVKSGNKVRKLEAQELYGQANQQYGRMYSAEPLITGAIKFVTSDVTPVAYFVEGHNEIPLTEDLNQVSKILQSNNLEVKSLSLLTEKKVPDDCQLLVFVSPQKDLTDEEKIKLDAYIKKGGKAVFLFDSLESSEKLANFEDSLSYFNIGINYDKVKENDSSKHLPNDNYALIASLENNDINKVFSGANYAVFMPDSRSINILKNQKDWLTNTPLITTTDKAESNDIVGGKINKGPFNLAVAAEVSGGSKVLVFGNSKFLSDRALSSQYGTYFQYGTNYFLTTVVNWMQDKTNEETISGKLVTAKALTVTESQTKVLSIVLIGVIPLAILGCGLFVWSRRRHL; encoded by the coding sequence GTGGGCAAATTTAAATTTTTAAATAAAAGGTCTCTTAAATATGGGACAAATTCTATAGTTTTAATTGTTGTTGTCGTAGCAATAGCAATTGTCATAAACCTACTTGTTGGAATGGGTAATTTCAGATTTGATTTGACTGCTGATAAATTATACAGCTTGAGCGATCAAAGTAAAGATATTGTAAAGAAAATCAAGAAAGATGTAACAATATACGGCTTGTTTGACAATGCTACTATTCCCGGTGGTTCCGAATACAGGGAGATCACAAATCTTATTAATGAATACAAGGGTTTGGGAGTAAAGGTTAAATATGTAGACCCTGATAAGGATCCGGGTACAATAACATCTCTTGACCCGCAAAAGACAATGGGACTTACAAAGGGTGATTTCGTTGTAAAATCAGGTAATAAGGTAAGAAAACTCGAAGCTCAGGAGCTTTATGGTCAAGCCAATCAACAGTACGGAAGAATGTATAGTGCAGAACCACTGATAACAGGAGCTATCAAGTTTGTAACTTCAGATGTCACTCCCGTTGCATATTTTGTTGAAGGGCATAATGAAATTCCTTTGACTGAAGATCTTAACCAGGTTTCAAAAATACTGCAAAGCAATAACCTGGAAGTGAAGAGCCTTTCATTACTCACAGAGAAAAAGGTTCCCGACGACTGCCAACTGTTAGTATTTGTTTCTCCTCAAAAGGATTTGACGGATGAAGAAAAAATAAAGCTTGATGCATACATTAAAAAGGGCGGTAAAGCTGTATTCCTGTTTGATTCTCTTGAATCAAGTGAAAAGTTAGCTAATTTTGAAGATTCTTTAAGCTACTTTAACATAGGAATCAACTATGATAAGGTTAAGGAAAATGATTCAAGCAAACATTTACCGAACGATAATTATGCACTTATAGCCAGCTTGGAAAACAATGATATAAACAAAGTATTTTCAGGTGCAAATTATGCTGTATTTATGCCAGACTCAAGAAGTATCAATATCTTAAAAAATCAAAAAGACTGGCTGACTAATACTCCGCTTATTACAACGACAGATAAGGCAGAGTCTAATGACATAGTTGGAGGAAAGATAAACAAGGGACCGTTTAACCTCGCCGTAGCAGCTGAGGTAAGCGGAGGCAGTAAAGTATTGGTATTTGGTAATAGTAAATTCCTTAGTGACAGAGCTTTATCAAGTCAGTACGGTACTTACTTCCAATACGGCACAAATTATTTCCTCACAACAGTAGTTAACTGGATGCAGGATAAAACCAACGAGGAGACTATTTCGGGCAAACTAGTTACCGCTAAGGCATTAACCGTAACAGAAAGCCAGACTAAAGTTCTTTCCATTGTTCTTATAGGTGTGATCCCTCTGGCAATCCTTGGCTGCGGTTTGTTCGTTTGGTCAAGAAGGAGGCACTTGTAA